From the genome of Pukyongia salina, one region includes:
- the pyrH gene encoding UMP kinase: protein MQYKRILLKLSGEALMGSRQYGIDPDRLQEYAKEIKDITDKGVEVAIVIGGGNIFRGLAGASRGMDRVQGDHMGMLATVINGLALQSALEDEDIPTRLQSAIKINEVAEPFIRRKAIRHLEKGRVVIFGGGTGNPYFTTDSAAVLRAIEIGAEVILKGTRVDGIYSSDPEKNIDATKFDNISFADVLQKGLKVMDTTAFTLSQENELPIIVFDMNTRGNLYKVVSGENIGTKVNL from the coding sequence ATGCAATACAAAAGAATTCTATTAAAACTCTCGGGTGAAGCCCTTATGGGAAGCAGACAATACGGAATAGATCCCGATCGATTACAGGAATATGCTAAAGAGATCAAGGATATTACCGATAAAGGTGTGGAGGTTGCCATAGTAATAGGTGGTGGAAACATTTTTAGAGGCCTGGCCGGTGCCAGTCGTGGGATGGACCGTGTGCAGGGCGATCATATGGGAATGTTAGCCACTGTTATAAATGGTCTGGCTTTACAAAGTGCCCTGGAGGACGAAGATATACCCACCCGTTTACAAAGTGCGATTAAAATAAATGAAGTAGCCGAACCCTTTATACGGCGAAAAGCGATAAGACATCTTGAAAAAGGCCGCGTTGTAATCTTTGGAGGTGGAACAGGAAATCCGTATTTTACTACAGATTCGGCTGCCGTTCTTCGAGCAATAGAGATTGGCGCAGAGGTAATTCTGAAAGGAACCCGAGTGGATGGTATCTATTCCAGTGATCCGGAAAAGAACATAGATGCTACTAAATTTGACAATATTAGTTTTGCAGACGTGTTGCAAAAAGGGCTGAAAGTAATGGACACCACTGCCTTCACTTTAAGCCAGGAAAACGAATTGCCAATTATAGTTTTCGATATGAATACCAGAGGAAATTTGTACAAGGTGGTTTCTGGAGAAAATATTGGCACAAAAGTAAATTTGTAA
- a CDS encoding S1C family serine protease — MKYKTMTMNKLTSLLVLLVLISCKEKGLDTKFIAAKYYQGVVKVVLFDPELEKIEAGKGYLSRGSGFIVTEDGYLFTNKHVVETSVRGYLDYDITENNVKKSTISVYSDEIVQSKDLLKVYNAGYTVPVIQVFHGQGENDYDLYIAEVISIGTGTYDGAMLKIVSDMEGNPVHRKFTTVPIGNSDNVSQGEKLCVYGYPAQYKGNADLMMKDLSTISVGIMSGNDYVLNSDYGYIKTDAEIHPGNSGGPVFNEENKVIGIATAKGRSTGIGLVGGINGMYYISAIDSKAHSKLIANGLSLPSRSSSINTVKGTQQPIKTVKEINDLIAARTKKPLSPPSTSTGDYYVKSQIFFSHLSPAKNENLIPNKTKRYKSFNIDKTAGGTIWFYVDNYPNKLNTSKISVLIDKETSPGVYTKYRDFAVTVNPSHDIKYFDVHFYDEGKFRIRAYSNELKYINTSYLTLSYFK; from the coding sequence ATGAAATATAAAACCATGACCATGAATAAATTGACCAGCCTTCTTGTGTTGCTGGTCCTTATTTCCTGTAAGGAGAAAGGACTTGACACAAAATTCATAGCCGCCAAGTATTATCAAGGAGTCGTAAAGGTGGTACTATTCGATCCAGAACTGGAGAAAATAGAGGCAGGAAAAGGCTACCTAAGCCGAGGGTCTGGATTTATTGTTACTGAAGACGGCTACCTCTTCACCAACAAACATGTGGTAGAAACCAGCGTTAGAGGTTATCTGGATTACGATATCACCGAAAACAACGTGAAGAAATCAACTATTTCGGTTTATTCAGATGAAATAGTGCAGAGCAAAGATCTGCTCAAGGTATATAACGCCGGTTATACTGTGCCGGTAATTCAGGTTTTTCACGGTCAAGGGGAGAACGATTACGACCTGTACATTGCGGAAGTAATTTCCATAGGTACCGGTACCTACGATGGTGCCATGCTAAAAATTGTAAGTGACATGGAAGGTAATCCGGTTCACCGAAAATTCACTACTGTTCCTATAGGGAATTCAGATAATGTTAGCCAGGGCGAAAAACTATGTGTATACGGATATCCTGCACAATATAAAGGAAATGCAGATCTCATGATGAAAGACCTTAGTACCATTAGCGTTGGTATCATGAGCGGGAACGACTATGTTCTCAATTCAGATTACGGCTATATAAAAACAGATGCCGAAATTCATCCTGGGAATAGTGGAGGCCCTGTTTTTAATGAAGAAAATAAAGTTATTGGGATTGCCACTGCCAAAGGTAGATCTACCGGAATTGGGTTGGTTGGCGGGATCAATGGGATGTATTATATCTCGGCTATAGACAGTAAAGCGCATAGCAAACTAATAGCAAACGGGCTTTCACTTCCAAGCAGATCTTCTTCAATAAACACAGTAAAAGGAACTCAACAACCCATAAAAACGGTAAAGGAGATCAACGACCTTATTGCCGCACGAACTAAAAAACCGCTATCGCCTCCATCTACCTCAACCGGCGATTATTATGTGAAATCCCAGATATTCTTTTCACATTTATCTCCCGCTAAAAATGAAAACCTGATCCCTAACAAAACCAAGCGTTATAAATCTTTTAATATCGATAAAACAGCGGGCGGAACCATTTGGTTTTATGTAGATAATTACCCAAACAAACTAAACACCTCGAAAATATCGGTATTGATCGACAAAGAAACCAGTCCTGGGGTATATACTAAGTACAGGGATTTTGCCGTAACAGTTAATCCTTCGCACGACATCAAGTACTTCGACGTACATTTCTACGATGAAGGAAAGTTCAGGATAAGAGCATATTCCAACGAGTTGAAATATATAAACACATCTTATCTAACCCTATCATATTTTAAATAG
- the rplM gene encoding 50S ribosomal protein L13 — translation MDTLSYKTVSANKNTVNKEWLLVDADGQALGRLASEVAKLLRGKHKPNFTPHVDCGDNVIIINAEKINLSGNKWEQKTYIRHTGYPGGQRSLTASELFRKDPTRVVEKAVKGMLPKNKLGAELFRNLKVYAGTEHDQEAQKPKTINLNDKK, via the coding sequence ATGGACACATTAAGTTACAAAACAGTATCTGCTAACAAGAACACTGTAAATAAGGAGTGGTTGTTAGTTGATGCGGACGGGCAAGCATTGGGTCGTCTTGCGAGCGAAGTCGCTAAATTACTTCGTGGAAAACACAAGCCAAATTTCACGCCTCATGTGGATTGTGGTGACAATGTTATTATTATCAATGCTGAAAAGATTAATCTTAGTGGTAACAAGTGGGAACAGAAAACGTATATCCGTCACACCGGATATCCAGGAGGGCAACGCAGTTTAACTGCCAGTGAGCTCTTCCGAAAAGATCCTACCCGTGTTGTAGAAAAAGCTGTAAAAGGAATGCTTCCGAAGAATAAATTAGGAGCCGAACTTTTCAGAAACCTGAAAGTGTATGCCGGAACTGAGCATGACCAGGAAGCACAGAAACCAAAAACCATTAACCTTAACGACAAGAAGTAA
- the rpsB gene encoding 30S ribosomal protein S2: MANNKEVKELLDAGVHFGHLTRKWNPNMAPYIYMERNGIHILNLYKTAAKLEEASEAMKKIAASGRKILFVATKKQAKDIVADKASNANMPYITERWPGGMLTNFVTIRKAVKKMAMIDRMKQDGTFNTLSKKERLAVDRTRAKLEKNLGSISDMSRLPGALFIVDTTREHIAVKEAQKLNIPIFAMVDTNSDPREIDFVIPSNDDASKSIDKIVSRVSEAIIEGLAERKNGKAAEGDEPKAAAPAKAKAKAVAAGEEEE, encoded by the coding sequence ATGGCAAACAACAAAGAAGTCAAAGAATTACTTGACGCTGGTGTACACTTTGGACACCTTACCCGAAAATGGAATCCTAACATGGCCCCATATATCTATATGGAGCGTAACGGGATCCACATCCTAAACCTTTACAAAACTGCTGCTAAGCTTGAAGAAGCTAGTGAAGCTATGAAAAAGATCGCTGCCAGTGGCCGTAAGATCCTTTTCGTTGCTACCAAAAAGCAGGCAAAAGACATCGTTGCAGACAAAGCGAGCAATGCCAACATGCCGTATATCACAGAAAGATGGCCAGGTGGAATGCTTACAAACTTTGTAACCATTAGAAAGGCTGTGAAGAAAATGGCGATGATCGATCGTATGAAACAGGATGGAACTTTTAATACGCTATCCAAGAAGGAGCGATTAGCAGTGGATCGTACACGTGCGAAACTTGAGAAAAACCTAGGTTCGATTAGTGATATGAGTCGTCTGCCCGGTGCGTTGTTCATTGTTGATACTACACGCGAACACATTGCTGTAAAAGAGGCTCAGAAATTAAACATTCCTATTTTCGCTATGGTAGACACAAACAGTGATCCACGTGAGATCGATTTTGTGATTCCTTCCAATGACGATGCGTCTAAGTCGATAGACAAAATCGTTTCCAGAGTATCGGAAGCAATTATTGAAGGGCTTGCAGAACGCAAGAACGGAAAAGCCGCTGAAGGTGATGAGCCAAAAGCTGCCGCTCCTGCCAAGGCCAAAGCTAAAGCTGTCGCTGCCGGCGAAGAAGAAGAATAA
- the rpsI gene encoding 30S ribosomal protein S9: protein METIHKIGRRKTAVARVYLTEGKGNITVNKRDMDKYFTTATLQYKVKQPLTLTNNVDNFDINVNVFGGGITGQAEAVRLALSRAMCELDEENRSILKPEGLLTRDPRMVERKKFGQKKARKKFQFSKR, encoded by the coding sequence ATGGAGACTATTCATAAAATAGGAAGAAGAAAAACTGCAGTTGCGCGTGTATACCTTACAGAAGGAAAGGGTAATATTACCGTGAACAAGCGCGACATGGATAAATACTTCACTACTGCAACTTTACAGTATAAAGTGAAGCAACCTCTTACCTTAACTAATAATGTGGATAATTTCGACATTAATGTTAATGTATTTGGAGGAGGGATCACAGGGCAGGCTGAAGCTGTTAGACTAGCTTTATCCAGAGCTATGTGCGAACTAGATGAGGAAAACAGAAGTATCTTAAAGCCAGAAGGTCTGTTAACAAGAGACCCGAGAATGGTGGAGCGTAAGAAATTCGGACAGAAGAAAGCGCGTAAGAAATTCCAGTTCTCTAAACGTTAA
- the frr gene encoding ribosome recycling factor: MEEEIKFIIDSTRETMGNALKHLEKKLINIRAGKASPSMVSSVMVDYYGTPTPLNQVANVNTPDGMTISIQPWEKSLIPDIEKGIMVANLGFNPMNNGESVIINVPPLTEERRRELAKQAKHEAEESKIGVRNDRKNAMNDIKELDISEDMKSNLEIDIQEMTDYHIKRIDEIFSVKEKEIMTV, encoded by the coding sequence ATGGAAGAAGAAATTAAGTTTATAATAGACAGTACCAGGGAGACCATGGGTAACGCTCTTAAGCACCTGGAAAAGAAGTTAATTAACATCAGGGCAGGTAAAGCCTCTCCATCTATGGTTTCTTCAGTTATGGTAGATTATTACGGTACTCCTACTCCATTAAATCAGGTTGCCAATGTGAATACCCCGGACGGGATGACTATTTCTATTCAGCCATGGGAAAAATCTTTGATCCCTGATATCGAAAAGGGAATTATGGTGGCCAACCTGGGTTTTAACCCAATGAACAATGGTGAAAGTGTTATTATAAATGTCCCACCACTTACCGAGGAACGAAGAAGAGAACTTGCTAAGCAGGCAAAGCACGAGGCCGAGGAATCGAAAATAGGCGTACGAAATGACCGTAAGAACGCCATGAACGATATTAAAGAACTTGATATTTCAGAAGACATGAAATCGAACCTGGAGATCGACATCCAGGAAATGACCGATTACCACATAAAGAGGATCGACGAAATCTTTAGTGTGAAAGAGAAAGAGATCATGACCGTTTAA
- the tsf gene encoding translation elongation factor Ts, which produces MVKITAAMVNELRQKTGAGMMDCKKALVEAEGDFDKAIEILRKKGQKIAEKRADRDSSEGAVIAKVNDSNTKGAIVSLNCETDFVAKNDDYVAMAHKMAEIALGTSSKEEFMAADFDGMTVEEKLTEQTGVIGEKIEIGAYKTLEAPYVGSYIHGNKIAALVGLSAEVDNVDVLAKDLAMQIASMGATTLSYKDFDADFIASETEARIAVIEKDNIELGRLGKTLKNVPKYISRAQLTDEVLAQAEADIKAELIAEGKPEQILDRIVPGKLERFIADNTTLDQEQCLLDQNFIKDEKQSVAEYVKSYGDVEVVNFERVSLS; this is translated from the coding sequence ATGGTTAAGATTACCGCCGCAATGGTAAACGAATTAAGACAAAAAACCGGAGCCGGAATGATGGACTGTAAAAAGGCATTGGTCGAGGCAGAAGGTGATTTTGATAAAGCAATTGAGATCCTTAGAAAAAAAGGACAGAAAATCGCAGAAAAAAGAGCCGATCGTGATTCTAGTGAAGGTGCTGTTATTGCGAAGGTAAACGACAGTAACACCAAAGGTGCTATTGTATCTCTCAACTGTGAGACCGATTTCGTTGCCAAGAACGATGATTATGTTGCTATGGCACATAAAATGGCCGAGATCGCCCTTGGAACTTCTTCTAAAGAAGAGTTCATGGCTGCAGATTTCGACGGGATGACCGTGGAAGAAAAACTTACCGAGCAAACCGGTGTAATTGGAGAAAAAATTGAGATCGGGGCGTATAAAACCCTTGAAGCTCCTTATGTTGGTTCGTACATTCACGGTAACAAGATCGCAGCTTTAGTAGGACTTTCAGCAGAGGTTGACAACGTCGACGTATTAGCTAAGGACCTTGCTATGCAAATTGCATCTATGGGTGCTACTACCTTATCATACAAAGATTTCGATGCAGATTTTATCGCTTCAGAAACTGAAGCTCGCATTGCTGTGATCGAAAAGGATAATATAGAATTAGGTCGTTTAGGTAAAACTTTGAAAAATGTTCCTAAATATATCTCCAGAGCACAACTTACCGATGAGGTACTTGCACAGGCCGAGGCAGATATCAAGGCTGAATTAATCGCTGAAGGAAAACCGGAACAGATCCTGGACAGAATCGTACCTGGAAAACTGGAGCGTTTCATCGCCGATAATACTACTCTGGATCAGGAGCAATGTCTGCTCGACCAGAATTTTATCAAAGATGAAAAGCAATCTGTTGCCGAGTATGTGAAATCCTATGGAGACGTTGAAGTAGTTAACTTCGAGCGAGTTTCCCTGTCTTAA
- the rpoN gene encoding RNA polymerase factor sigma-54 — MLKQQLNFKLSQKLSPQQIQLMKLIQLPTQAFEQRISQEMEENPALEGGKDEGDNFEDGFDDESYDDNYDEGTEVIETDINVDDYLSDDETPSYKLSANNYSADDEDKQTPYASGTSFNQYLLQQLNTYRLDEEAEEIARFLVGSVDESGYIRRDVSDIVDDLAFTQNVYTSEEKIEEVLNIVQDLDPAGVGARNLQECLLIQLKRKESTADVDLATKIIEEAFDHFTKKHYKKLLHKFDISEEQLRDAIQEIEGLNPKPGGTYSGNTRMVEHVVPDFTIKIVDGELELTLNGRNAPELHVSREYTNMLKGYKESKDKSKSQKDAVMFIKQKLDAAKWFIDAIKQRQQTLYVTMNAIMHHQQEYFLSGDERKLKPMILKDIADKIDMDVSTVSRVANSKYVDTPYGTKLIKEFFSESMKNDQGEDVSTREIKKILEITISEENKRKPLTDDKLAKILKDKGYPIARRTVAKYREQLDLPVARLRKEI; from the coding sequence ATGTTAAAGCAACAATTAAACTTCAAATTATCTCAAAAGCTGTCTCCTCAACAGATTCAGCTCATGAAGCTTATCCAGTTGCCAACACAGGCTTTCGAGCAGCGAATTTCCCAGGAAATGGAGGAAAATCCAGCCCTTGAAGGGGGAAAAGATGAAGGAGATAATTTTGAAGATGGTTTTGATGATGAGTCTTATGATGATAATTACGACGAAGGCACCGAAGTTATCGAAACAGACATCAATGTGGATGATTATCTAAGTGATGATGAAACTCCAAGCTATAAGTTATCGGCTAATAACTATTCTGCCGATGACGAGGACAAGCAAACTCCTTATGCTTCGGGAACTTCTTTTAATCAATATCTATTACAACAGCTTAACACCTATCGCCTGGATGAAGAAGCTGAGGAGATCGCCAGATTCCTTGTGGGGAGTGTGGACGAAAGCGGATATATAAGACGGGATGTTAGCGATATCGTTGATGACCTGGCGTTCACCCAAAACGTTTACACTTCAGAAGAAAAAATTGAAGAAGTGCTGAATATAGTCCAGGATCTCGATCCGGCAGGAGTAGGTGCCAGAAACCTTCAGGAGTGCTTGCTCATACAGTTAAAGCGCAAGGAAAGTACGGCCGATGTCGACCTTGCTACTAAGATCATAGAAGAAGCCTTCGATCATTTCACAAAGAAACACTATAAGAAATTACTCCATAAGTTTGACATTTCCGAAGAACAGCTAAGGGATGCCATTCAGGAGATCGAAGGTTTAAATCCAAAGCCAGGAGGGACGTATTCGGGGAATACCCGTATGGTTGAACATGTGGTGCCGGATTTCACGATCAAGATCGTGGATGGTGAACTGGAGTTAACACTTAACGGCAGAAACGCACCCGAACTTCATGTTTCCAGGGAATATACCAATATGTTGAAAGGCTATAAGGAGTCTAAGGATAAGTCTAAATCTCAAAAAGACGCTGTTATGTTCATCAAGCAGAAGCTGGATGCCGCAAAATGGTTCATCGATGCGATCAAGCAACGGCAGCAGACCTTGTATGTGACCATGAATGCCATAATGCACCATCAGCAGGAGTATTTTCTCAGTGGTGATGAACGAAAGTTAAAACCTATGATACTAAAGGACATTGCAGATAAAATCGACATGGATGTGTCTACGGTATCCCGGGTTGCGAACAGTAAATATGTGGACACCCCTTACGGTACCAAACTCATCAAAGAATTTTTCAGTGAGAGTATGAAAAATGATCAGGGAGAGGATGTATCTACTCGTGAGATTAAAAAGATCCTTGAGATCACTATTTCGGAAGAAAATAAGCGCAAGCCGCTTACCGATGATAAACTCGCTAAGATCCTTAAGGACAAGGGATATCCAATTGCGAGACGTACTGTGGCAAAATACCGGGAGCAGCTGGATCTGCCGGTTGCTCGACTAAGAAAAGAAATTTAA
- a CDS encoding efflux RND transporter permease subunit, producing MDKAFSIGFWSAVARFILRNRTLLLIVIGVITVLLASQWKHMRFTYTEANLLPDDHEVNVQYNKFLAEFGEEGNLIVLGVKDTALFTPANFTEWNLLSEDLRKAPEVDLTLSISDLKKLQKRKDSAGFELVPFVQDTVFTKENLARYKYELFNKLPFYNGLIYSPDKSSVRTAIYLNKDIVNTSVRKDFIDQVLVPRINEFETKTGINVYTSGMPYIRTLNSQNIIDEIGMFIGAALLVTSLIFFFFFRSFRATLISMVTVIIGVMWAFGILGLLHYEITVLTALIPPLIIVIGIPNCIFLINKYQQEIKNHGNQAKSLQRVISKVGNATLMTNVTTASGFATFMLTNSKLLKEFGAVASINIIAIFLLSLFIIPIVYSYMAVPKYKHLKHLNKKWIGRFVKWMERMVKEHRIAIYVSAIVLLCASIIGIYNIHISGSLIEDMPKTKEFYSDIKFFEAEYEGIMPLEIMVDTKRKKGVMKLATLKRIDELQEYISDVPEFARPISVAELVKYSKQAFYNNNPEYYQLPNSQERTFILSNAKSSADNANLLSSYVDSTGQYARITTFMKDTETERFDRIEEDLRTEIAKIFPEDRYEVTVTGKALVFQKGTKYLVRNLIISLSLAVFLIALFMAWMFRSFRMILVSLIPNLLPLLITAGLMGFLGVPIKPSTILVFSIAFGISVDDTIHFLAKYRQELIASNWKIKRSVYAALKETGVSMFYTSIVLFFGFSVFTISSFGGTVALGALVSATLLFAMLANLLLLPSLLLSLERNIANKETLRKPALKIIPDQEDELEDDS from the coding sequence TTGGACAAAGCATTCAGTATTGGATTCTGGAGTGCAGTTGCAAGATTTATTCTGCGTAACCGCACCCTGCTCCTTATTGTAATAGGTGTAATTACGGTATTACTCGCTTCCCAGTGGAAACATATGCGGTTTACCTATACCGAAGCGAATCTACTGCCGGACGATCATGAGGTTAATGTACAGTATAATAAATTCCTAGCCGAATTTGGAGAGGAAGGTAACCTCATCGTTCTAGGGGTAAAAGACACCGCTTTATTTACCCCGGCAAATTTTACCGAATGGAATCTTTTATCTGAAGATCTTCGGAAGGCTCCCGAAGTCGACCTAACCTTATCTATTAGCGATCTTAAAAAGCTTCAGAAAAGAAAAGACTCGGCCGGTTTCGAATTGGTTCCATTTGTACAGGACACTGTTTTTACCAAAGAGAACCTGGCCCGCTATAAGTACGAACTTTTTAATAAGTTACCATTCTATAACGGATTGATCTACAGTCCGGACAAAAGCTCGGTGCGCACAGCAATTTACCTCAACAAGGATATTGTAAATACTTCGGTGAGAAAGGATTTTATAGATCAGGTACTTGTTCCTCGCATAAATGAATTCGAAACCAAAACCGGCATAAATGTGTATACCTCCGGGATGCCGTACATTAGAACCTTAAACTCACAAAATATCATAGATGAGATCGGGATGTTCATTGGTGCTGCCTTATTAGTAACCTCGCTGATCTTCTTTTTCTTTTTCAGATCCTTTAGAGCGACTTTAATATCGATGGTTACAGTGATCATTGGTGTTATGTGGGCCTTCGGAATTCTGGGTCTTTTACACTACGAGATCACGGTCCTAACCGCACTAATTCCTCCGCTCATCATTGTAATTGGTATCCCTAACTGCATCTTTCTTATTAACAAATACCAACAGGAGATAAAAAATCACGGTAACCAGGCCAAATCCCTTCAACGAGTTATTAGTAAGGTGGGAAATGCCACTTTGATGACCAATGTTACAACGGCATCCGGATTTGCCACATTTATGCTTACCAATAGCAAACTTCTGAAAGAGTTTGGTGCAGTGGCATCTATCAACATCATTGCCATTTTCTTATTGAGCTTATTCATTATTCCTATCGTGTACAGTTATATGGCAGTGCCGAAATACAAGCATCTTAAGCACCTCAATAAAAAATGGATTGGGAGATTCGTGAAATGGATGGAGCGTATGGTAAAGGAGCACCGTATTGCGATCTATGTATCGGCAATAGTGTTGCTATGCGCCAGTATCATTGGGATATACAATATTCATATTTCCGGGAGCCTTATAGAGGACATGCCTAAAACCAAAGAATTTTACAGTGATATTAAATTCTTCGAAGCCGAATACGAGGGAATCATGCCACTTGAAATAATGGTGGACACCAAACGAAAAAAAGGTGTGATGAAGCTGGCTACGTTAAAACGAATTGACGAACTTCAGGAGTATATAAGTGACGTACCCGAATTTGCCAGGCCTATCTCTGTAGCCGAATTGGTAAAATACTCCAAACAGGCATTTTATAATAACAATCCCGAATATTACCAACTGCCGAATAGCCAGGAGCGCACCTTTATTTTGTCTAACGCGAAAAGCAGCGCCGATAATGCTAATTTACTCTCCTCTTACGTGGATTCTACCGGGCAATATGCCCGTATAACTACCTTTATGAAGGATACCGAAACAGAGCGTTTCGATCGTATAGAAGAAGACCTCCGTACAGAGATCGCCAAGATATTCCCCGAAGACCGTTACGAAGTAACAGTTACAGGGAAGGCCCTTGTTTTTCAAAAAGGCACTAAATACCTGGTACGCAACCTAATAATTTCACTTTCGCTGGCTGTATTTTTGATAGCCCTTTTCATGGCATGGATGTTCCGAAGTTTCCGAATGATTTTGGTTTCTCTTATTCCCAACCTGCTCCCTCTGCTAATTACGGCCGGACTAATGGGATTCCTGGGGGTGCCGATAAAACCATCCACTATTCTGGTGTTTAGTATTGCATTTGGGATATCTGTAGATGACACTATACATTTTCTGGCGAAGTACAGGCAGGAACTCATTGCCAGTAACTGGAAGATAAAAAGATCAGTATACGCAGCATTGAAGGAAACCGGGGTGAGCATGTTTTATACTTCCATAGTATTGTTCTTCGGTTTTTCGGTTTTTACTATTTCCAGTTTTGGAGGAACTGTAGCCCTGGGTGCTCTGGTTTCGGCCACCTTACTTTTTGCGATGCTGGCGAATTTACTCTTACTACCATCATTACTATTATCGCTGGAAAGAAATATTGCCAACAAGGAAACCTTGAGAAAGCCAGCCTTAAAGATCATTCCGGACCAGGAAGATGAACTGGAAGACGACTCCTGA
- the asnS gene encoding asparagine--tRNA ligase, with protein sequence MQHIEINKILTSKPSTIEITVKGWVRSFRSNRFIALNDGSTIKNLQCVVDFENFDEKLLDKITVGAAIAVTGVLVESLGQGQDVEVQVEKIEILGEADPEEVKLTILSPKRHTLETLREQAHLRIRTNTFGAIMRVRSKLAFAVHEYFQKNNFHYFHSPIITGSDAEGAGEMFRVSVLDPKSPPLNESGEVDFKQDFFEKESNLTVSGQLEAETYAMGLGKVYTFGPTFRAENSNTSRHLAEFWMIEPEMAFFDLDANMDLAEDFIKYVVKFALDNCADDLEFLENRLLQEEKNKPQAERSEMTLRDKLNFIIENNFKRVTYTEAIDILKRSKPNQKKKFKFLIDEWGADLQSEHERFLVEKHFKCPVILFDYPAKIKAFYMRLNDDGKTVRAMDVLFPGIGEIVGGSQREERYDVLLEKMKAMDISAEELYWYLDLRKFGTCVHSGFGLGFERLVQFVTGMGNIRDVIPYPRTPGNAEF encoded by the coding sequence ATGCAGCATATTGAAATTAATAAGATATTGACAAGTAAGCCTTCCACTATCGAGATAACGGTAAAAGGATGGGTACGTTCGTTTAGGAGCAATCGATTTATCGCTCTAAATGATGGTTCAACCATCAAGAACCTTCAATGTGTAGTTGATTTCGAAAACTTCGATGAAAAGTTACTCGATAAAATAACCGTTGGTGCTGCAATAGCCGTAACCGGCGTATTGGTAGAAAGTCTCGGACAGGGGCAGGACGTTGAGGTCCAGGTTGAGAAGATAGAGATCCTGGGAGAGGCCGATCCTGAAGAAGTGAAACTAACGATATTAAGTCCGAAGCGCCACACCCTGGAAACGCTGAGAGAACAAGCACACCTGAGAATTCGCACCAACACCTTTGGAGCTATTATGAGGGTGCGATCGAAATTGGCATTTGCCGTTCATGAATATTTTCAGAAGAATAACTTCCATTACTTCCATTCTCCAATCATTACAGGTAGTGATGCTGAAGGAGCCGGTGAGATGTTCAGGGTATCCGTTCTGGATCCTAAATCACCACCGCTCAATGAATCCGGCGAGGTTGATTTTAAACAAGACTTTTTTGAGAAGGAATCCAATTTAACAGTTAGCGGTCAATTAGAAGCCGAGACCTATGCAATGGGGTTGGGAAAAGTGTACACATTTGGACCCACTTTCAGAGCAGAAAACAGTAATACCTCCCGTCACCTGGCCGAATTCTGGATGATCGAGCCTGAGATGGCATTCTTCGATCTTGATGCCAACATGGATCTCGCCGAGGATTTTATAAAATATGTGGTAAAATTCGCTCTGGACAATTGTGCAGACGATCTGGAGTTTCTGGAAAACAGACTTTTGCAGGAAGAGAAGAATAAGCCACAAGCCGAACGCAGCGAGATGACCCTTAGGGATAAACTAAATTTCATCATCGAAAATAACTTCAAGCGGGTAACGTATACCGAGGCCATTGATATCCTAAAACGAAGTAAACCTAACCAGAAGAAAAAATTCAAGTTCCTCATAGACGAATGGGGGGCCGATCTGCAGAGTGAACACGAGCGTTTTCTTGTTGAAAAGCACTTTAAATGTCCCGTGATACTTTTTGATTACCCTGCGAAGATCAAAGCATTCTATATGCGATTAAACGACGATGGCAAGACGGTGAGGGCAATGGACGTGCTATTTCCGGGCATAGGTGAGATTGTAGGAGGTTCGCAGCGGGAAGAGCGCTACGATGTGCTGTTGGAAAAGATGAAGGCTATGGACATCTCTGCGGAAGAATTGTACTGGTATCTGGACCTTCGAAAATTTGGAACCTGTGTGCACAGTGGATTTGGGCTAGGTTTCGAAAGATTGGTACAATTCGTTACCGGAATGGGGAACATACGGGATGTGATCCCTTACCCAAGAACTCCCGGAAATGCAGAATTCTAA